One Microbacterium marinum genomic window, CCAGCGAGCCGTCCCGAGAGTCGACCGAGATCGCCCCGAGATCGCGCAATGCGGCGGCGAGCAGGTCGGGGTCCTTCATGCGCGTCTGCACCGCGACGGCGACCGGCTCTCCCCCACCGCCCTCGGGCTTCGTCCCCGCGAACTCGCGCGCGGCCCCGGCCACCCCGGTCGCACCCAGAGCGGCAGCGGCGGCGAGCGCCGCCGGAATCAGGATCAGCGAGATGCTCATGAGGGGTTCTCCTTCTCGAGGGTGGCGACGGCGACCGTCGACGGTCGGTCGGCGCGGATGCCGAGATCGTCGAGGAGCGCGGCCAGCGCGGCATCCGTGGCCCATCCGTTCACCGCGACGGTGCCGTCGCGCGAGATGCGCACTTCGAGCGAGTCGGCGCCGCCGGCCGACGCGATCGCTTGGACCCGGTCGGCGTAGACGGGGGTCAGGGCACGGATGGACTGGTTGCGCGAGCCGATCCACGGCCGGGTCGTGTCGGGCAGGTCGCGCAGGTACGGACCGTCGCAGAGCAGGTCGGTCGCCGCCAGCAGACGCGCGATGTCGGGTCGGGTGGCCGCCCAGACGCGCAGGCGCTCGAGGGTGTACCCGCTGAAGGTCATCACCGTCAGGCCCGCATCGCGGAACGCCTCGGCAACGACGGCCAGCGCGCCGGCCTGGTCGAACGGCTCCCCGCCGAGCAGGGTGATCCCGCGGGCTCCCGCGGCGGTCGCGGCTGCCACCCACCGGTCCGCGAGTTGACCCGGGGCCTCGGAGTGCGCACCGCGGACGGCCCACAGCTGCGGGTTGAAGCATCCGGGGCAGCGCACGGCGCACCCCTGCACCCAGACGGCCGCGCGCCGTCCCGGTCCCTCTGCCTCCGTCGCGGGTACGAACCGCGACCATCGCAACGCTCCGTCGCCCGGCGGCGGCGGAGCGGTGCCGAGGAGGCTCTGCTCGCCGCCGCGGCCGACAGCCTCGGCGACGGTCACAGATCCTCCTCGACGTACGTGTCGGATGCCGCGGTGGTCTCGACCCGGCGGTAGTCATCGGTGAACGTCGACGATGTCGTCTCGGCGTCGAGGAGCGCCTCGAGCTGCTGGATGTAGTCGAGGCACTCGGGGCCGGTCATGCCGAAGGTCTCGGCGGCGACCGATCCGTCGGCGCGGAGCTGAACGACGAGCTTCTTCATCATCGACCTCAATAGTCCACGGTCCGGCCGCCCCGGCGGGGCGACAGCGAGCCTTCGTGTTCGGCGCCGGCGAGTTCGCTGGTGTCGAAGTCTTCCGCGCCGGTCGCCCGGACGGCGCGCTGCGTCGCCCAGTCGCGGATGCGCTGCACCTCTTCGGCCTGGGTGACGGCGAGGGGGATCGTCGAGGCGACCACACCGGCGAGGGTGTCGAGGCCGACCGTCCCCTTCGCGCTGAATCCCTCGTACAGGGCGGAGACGACCGCCTGCTCGATCTCGGCGCCGGAGTGGTTCTCGCTGGCGGCGATGAGGGCGTCCACCGCCGATCGATCGGATGCCACGGCGCCGAGGCCATTGGCATCCGTCGCCCGTGCCTGCAGCTGGAGCTCCCAGATGGCTTCGCGTTCGACGGCGGTGGGCAGGTCGACGAAGAAGATCTCGTCGAAACGCCCCTTGCGCATGAACTCCGGCGGCAGGACGTCGATGTTGTTGGCCGTGGCGACAACGAAGACGGGGTGCTTCTTCTCCTGCATCCAGGTGAGGAAGGTGCCGAAGACGCGCGCGGTGGTGCCCGAATCCCCCTGCCCGGTGGTGTTCGAGAAGCCCTTCTCGATCTCGTCGACCCAGAGGATGCACGGGGCGACGGCCTCGGCGGTGGCGATCGCGGTGCGCAGGTTCTGCTCGCTGGATCCGACGAGCCCGGAGAAGATCCGGCCGATGTCGAGGCGGAGCAGCGGGAGGCCCCACGACGCCGCCGTCGCCTTGGCGGTCATCGACTTGCCGCACCCGGGGACGCCGGTGATGAGCACACCCTTCGGCGCCGGGAGGCCGTACTCCTGCGCCCCGCGGAGCCACGACCCCTTCCGGCGGTCGAGCCAGCGCTTGAGGTTGTTCAGCCCGCCCACGTCGTCGAGATCGAGCTCCGCCTTCACGAACTCGAGCACGCCCGACTTGCGCACCACCTGACGCTTCTCGTCGAGGACGACGTCGATGTCGGCGCCCGAGAGCGTGCCGTCGTTGACCATCGCACGCGCGAAGGCGTTCTCGGCCTCGGCCATCGTGAGGCCGAGCGCGGCGTGCACCAGCTGTTCGCGCGCGGCGTCGTCGGCCGAGACCTTGATGTCGCGCGCGTTGTTGTCGATCATCGTGTCGAGCAGCTCGCGGATCTCCTCCGCGCTCGGCAGGGGGAAGTCGAACAGGTGCGTCAGCTCGTCGAGCTCGGGCGGGATGACCCGCACCGGTGCGGTGACGACGAGGGTCCGTGAGACGTCGCCGTGACGGAACTCGAGGGCCGTCTCGCGGACGGTGCGGACGATCGCCGGATCGCCGGAGCGGTGCTCGGTGCCGAAATAGGCGTGCAGGTCGCAGAAGATGAAGACGCTCGGCTCGGTCACCCCGGCGGCGTGCTGGAGCGCGCGCGACGGGTTCGCCGTGTTGGAGACCGTCTTGCCGTCGGGTCCGATGAGGCCCAGCGCCGACGTCCACGACCACACCGCCCGGCGGTTGCGCTGCGCCTCGGCGGCATCCGTGATGGCGGCGACGGCGCGCACCTCCTCACCGGTCTCGATGTAGAGCAGCGGCAGGCGCGCTTTGAAGGCCTCGTCCAGCGTCTTCGCGAAGGTCACGTCTTCTCCTGTGTGTCGGTCTGCGGGGCGTCGTTCAGGGCGTGGATGCCGGTTGGTCGAGGGTGATGGTCCACGATCCCGCACCGTCGTCGACGTCCACGCGGAGCACGACGGTGTCGGATGTCACCCACGAGGCGCGCTGGTCGACGTCGTCGACGCCCTCGACGAGTTCGGTGACGGCGCCGGGCACGATAGCGTCGACGGTGAAGAACCCGTCGCCGGTGAACGTGAAGCGGCCGCTCAGCGCCTCGCCGTCGTAGACGAGCAGGGCGGGGCCTTCTCCCGAGACCGTGGGACCGCCGAAGGGCGTGGGCTCCTCGAGGGTCACGGTCGCCTTCCAGTCGGTCAGGCGCGGCGCGAACCAGAGCCGACCGCCGGTCCGTCCCGGAAAGATCACCTGATCGCGTCCGTCGCTGATGAGCCCGATGTACTCAGGACGCTCGACCGTGACGCTCACCCCGGCGTCGAGCTGCTGGTACACGTTCGTGTAGTTCTCGCCGCCTTCGGTGACGGGGCCGATCACCCAGAGAGCGTCGCCGGCGGGCAGGTCGATCCACCCGCCGTCCGCCGTCCCGACGATCTCGTCGTCCACGATCTCGAGCTCGCCGATGTCGGGGTTCTCCCATGGACGCAGCTCGTACCGGTTCGGATCGGTGAAGATCAGGCCGCCGGTGTCGGGGTTGACCCCGAGGAAGGGCATCGTCAGCAAGGCGACCACGATCGCGGCGACGCTCCCGGTCAGCCAGGTGATCGCGGAGAACCGTCGGATGCGCGCATCGGCGAGGCTCACGGGGTCGCCTCCGGCGCGGGCGCGTCGTCAGTCGGGCTCGGGACGGGCGAAGCGTCGCCCGTCGGACTGGGGCCGGGCGAGGCGGCATCCGTCGGGAAACCGATGCGCCAGCCGGCGTCACCCCAGGACTGCACGTCGAAGAGCACGCGGGGCGAGTCCTGCCAGGCGATGGACTGGTCGAGGGGGGACACCGCCGAGAGAACCCGTTGGGTGCCGTGCACGGTCGCGACCGAGATCATGACGTCGCCGTCGCCGCGGGCACTCAACCGCGCCGTGCTCTCCCCGCCGTCGTAGAGGAACGCGTCGGATTCGAAGCCCGAGACGACATCGGTCACGGCGTCGAGGCCACCGAAACTCACGCGGCCCCGCCACGTGCCGTCGTTGGGTCCGTTGATCCACAGCTCGACGTCGGGCTGCTCGACCAGGATGGCCACCCGCCCGTCGCCGAGGGAGTGGAAGTCGGGCGGCTCGTGGCCGTCTCCCGCCGTCACGATGCGGCCACCAGTGCCCGTGACCCACACTCCGCCGAAGTACGATTCCGGCTCCGGTGTCAGGATGATCGGCTCGCCGACGTCGACGCCGGTCAGCGAGATCATCGCGCCGTCGCGTCCTTCATACAGGCCCCCGCCGAGATCCTCGGCCGGGATCGGCGTGTCACTCGTCCACGGTGACAGTCGGTAGTCGTCATCCACGCCCTCGCCGAGACCGGCCACGTCGAAGCCGCCTTCATCGGCGAAGAACCACGCGATGAGGGCGACCAGGAGCAGGCCCGACACCCAGACGACGGCACTGAACCCGGCAAGACGTCCGTCCGCGGTCGGGCGCGCGCCCGCCCCACTCGACGTCCCCGAACTCATACGCCCCCTTCGCCCGACGGAAACAGGCTACCCGGCGGCCGGATCAGACCGGGAAGGGGAGGATCGCGGTGGGCGACGGTGCTATGGTGCGGTGCCGCACGCGACCCGGAGCACCGGTGCGCGCGTCGAGGGCGAGAGAGGCGATCTCGTCGGAGCGCTGTCCCGCGACCAGCACGGTGTCGCGGGCGATGATGTGGTGCCGCGGCCACGAGACCCCCGCCTCCGACAGCGCCGTCGTCCGCACCTCGTCGCCGCTGCCGAGCACCCGCAGCGTCGCGATCGTGTCACTGCCGCGAAGACCCGCGTAGAGGACCTCGCCGTCGCGGGAGAGCGCCAACTCCGCTGCGGCGTCGCCCGGCATCCCCCCGAGCGACACCCCGCCCACGATGCGCCACGAACCCGTCGGCGTCTGCCCGAGGGTGAACACTTCGCCGGAATGCTCCGTGACGACGTAGAGGTGACCACTGGGATGCCACACCATGTGTCGTGGTCCGGTGCCCACTGGCAGTCGCACGCGCTGCGCCTCGCCGTCGGTACGCCAGAAGCGCACCAGGTCGAGGCCGAGGTCGGTCGTCGCGAGCAGGCCCGGCCCGACGAGCGCCGCCTGGTGCGCTCGGGACACGCGAGCCTGCGCGGTGGCGTTCCCGGCATCGGGCACGGCGTCGACCTCGGTGGGCTCGGGAAGCAGGTGGGCGGCGTCCTCCCCGACGGCCGCCCGCACCGCCCGCAGCGCGTCGTCGTATCGGGTGCGATCGGTGTCTTCGGGTTCCGCGCCGGCGTCGACGGCCGCCCACGCGACGGCCGCTCCCGGACGCCCCGCCGCGTCGAGGGCGACGCGCACCACGGCGCCGTCGCCCCAGCACGACACGATCAGCGCCTGCGGAAGGGCGAGCACGTGGCACGGCGCCGCACCGACGGCGACCGGGCGACCCAGCGGCGCGAAGGTGGTCTCGCCCGTCCGGCGGAACGCCTGGACGGCCCCCTGGCCCTCGAGCGTCGCGTACACGACGTCGAGGTGCGGATGCCGCGCCACCCACGACGGCGACGCCGCGCCGGCGACCGCGTCGGCGACGCCGAGCGGTCCGCTCGCGAGCGGCGAGTCGGCGGCGCCGGCGGTCAGGACGCCGATGCCCTCGGCGGATCCGCCGAGGTCGGCGCCGTACCCGCCGAGCAGGTAGCGCACGGCGTCAGTCGAGCAGGCCGTGACGCACGATCACCGCGTCGCGGGCCGCGCCCACGCCGATGACCGAGATGCGGGTGCCGCTGATCTTCTCCAGGGCGAGGACGTACTCCTGCGCCGCGACAGGCAGGTCCTCGAAGGTGCGCGCCGTCGAGATGTCCTCGGTCCAGCCGGGGAAGTACTCGAGGATCGGCGTCGCGTGGTGGAAGTCCGACTGGTTCACCGGAACCTCGTCGAACCGCTCGCCGTCGACGTCGTACGCGACGCAGACCGGGATCTCGGTCAGGCCGGTGAGGATGTCGAGCTTGGTCAGCACGAGGTCGGTGATGCCGTTGATCCGGGTCGCGTAGCGCGTGATCGGGGCGTCGTACCAGCCGACGCGGCGCGGACGGCCGGTCGTCGTGCCGAACTCGAACCCGCGCGAGCGCAGGAAGTCGCCGCTCTCGTCGAACAGCTCGGTCGGGAACGGACCGGATCCGACACGGGTCGTGTACGCCTTCACGATGCCCACGATGCGGTCGAGGCGGTTCGGACCGACACCCGAACCGGTGGCCGCACCGCCCGCGGTCGCGGACGACGACGTGACGAAGGGGTAGGTGCCGTGGTCGATGTCGAGCATCGTCGCCTGGCCACCTTCGAAGACGACGACCTCACCGGCATCCAACGCCTGGCTCAGCAGCAGACCGGTGTCGCACACCATCGGACGCAGCCGCTCGGCGTAGGAGAGGAGATCCTCGACGACCTCGTCGACCGTGATCGCGCGACGGTTGAAGACCTTCACCAGCAGGTGGTTCTTCTGGTCGAGAGCACCCTCGACCTTCTGACGCAGGATGTTCTCGTCGAAGAGGTCCTGCACCCGGATGCCGGTGCGGTTGATCTTGTCGGCGTAGGTCGGGCCGATGCCGCGGCCGGTCGTGCCGATCATGCGCTTGCCCAGGAACCGCTCGGTGACCTTGTCGAGGGTGCGGTGGTACTGCGTGATGATGTGCGCGTTCGCGCTCACCTTCAGCCGCGACACGTCGACGCCGCGCGCCTGCAGGGCGGTGAGCTCCGCGAACAGCACCTCGAGGTCGATGACCACGCCGTTGCCGATGACGGCGTTCACGCCGGGCGAGAGGATGCCGCTGGGCAGGAGATGCAGCGCGTACTTCTCGTCGCCGATGACGACCGTGTGGCCGGCGTTGTTGCCGCCGTTGAACTTGACGACCCAGTCGGTCCGCTCACCCAGGAGGTCGGTGGCTTTGCCCTTGCCCTCGTCCCCCCACTGAACGCCGACGATCACAATGCCTGGCATGGGCTACTCCCCCGTTATCGGACGGTTACACCCCATCCTATCGGGCGAGGCCTGCGCCGCCCTCGTCGATGACGGATGCCGCGGCGCGTTCGCTAGGGTTCCGTCATGCGCATCCCCGCCTGGCCGACGGTGTGGTCGGCCATCCGCCTGCTCACCGCGGCCCTGCTCATCGCCGCCGTCGTCACCCAGTTCGTGTCGACCGTGCGGGGTGCGATCGACGACGAGCGCGACACCGTCACGACGATCGCGAACTTCTTCAGCTATTTCACGATCCTCTCGAACCTCGTCGGCGCCTTCGCGCTGCTGGCCGCGGCCCTGTGGTTCTGGCTCCGACCGCGCCACGACGTCATCGAGCCCTTTGGCGTCGCGGTCGCCCTGGCGTGCGCGACCACCTATCTCGCGATCACCGGCATCGTCTACAACACGCTGTTGCGCGGCCTGCCCAGCCTGTCCGACGACTCCGTGCCGTGGACCAACGAGGTGCTTCACGTCGTCGGCCCCATCCTCCTCGTGCTCGACCTGCTCCTCGCCCCGATGCGCCGACGCCTGCCGTGGCGTTCCGTCCTCGGCATCCTGGTCTTCCCGATCATCTGGATCGTCTACACGCTCATCCGGGGACCGTTCGTGACGAACCCGCTGGACGGGGTGGAGTTCTGGTACCCGTACCCGTTCCTGAACCCCAACGGCGTCGCCGGCTGGGGCGGCGTGGGGGCGTACGTCATCGGCATCGCGCTCGCGTTCGTCGTCGTGGGGACGATCGTGGTGTGGGTCGGTCGGTTGCGCGCGGGCCGATCCGGCGTCGCGTCGGAGCGGGAGCGCGCCGGGACAGCCGTCTGACCGCGCGGCATCGACTGCGCTCAGTCGAGTCGCCGAGCCGACGCGAAACGCGGCATCCGATCGCTCCAGCGGACAGATTGCGTCGGCTCGACGCACGCGCGGGATGCCGCGACTCCGACCGCCATTGAGCTCAGTCCAGTCGCCGAGCCGACTCCCGCACGATGAGGTGGGTCGCGATCGGGGTGTCCTCGCTCAGCCCGTCGGGCTCCTCGACGGCGAGGAGGACCTTCTGCATCATCAGTTCCCCGAGCGCACGGAAGTCCTGCCGGACCGTCGTGAGCGCGGGCGCCAGGTAGGCGGCCTCGGGCACGTCGTCGAATCCGACGACGCCGACGTCCTCCGGCACCCGGAGTCCTCGCCCTCGGAGGGCCGACAACAGGCCGATCGCCATGTGGTCGTTGCCGACGAAGACCGCGGTGTCGGGCTCCGCCTCGAGCACCGTGCCGATCTCGTGACCGCTCGGCGCCGACCAGTCCCCGTGCCCCGGTTCTTCAGGCACGAGGCCGCGGGCGGCCAGCTCGTCGCGCCACCCCCGGATGCGCTCGATCGCGTCCGGGTTGCGCGGCGCACCGGCGACAGGCGGGCGGCGTGGTCGATAGCTGCCCGCAGGGGTCACCGGGGCCGCCACCAGATGTGAGCATTCACATCCTGCCCTCCCGCCTCATCGCCCCGGCTGCCACCCCCGGGATCAACGCTGACCCGACGCAAAACGCGTCATCCGATCGCCCGAGCGGACAGGTCGCGTCGGCTCGACGCGGGCGAGGGGATGCCGGGGCGGAACGGGCGACCGAAACGTGCACGCTCCGCTCAGTAGAATCGAGGCATGTCGAAGGTCCTCCAGTCCCTGCCCGTCGGCGAGCGCGTCGGCATCGCCTTCTCCGGGGGCCTTGACACCTCCGTCGCCGTCGCGTGGATGCGCGACAAGGGCGCCGTCCCCTTCACCTACACCGGCGACCTCGGCCAGTACGACGAAGACGACATTGAGTCGATCCCAGGTCGCGCGCTGCAATACGGCGCTGAGGGCTCCCGGCTCATCGACTGCAAGCCGATGATGGTCGAGGAGGGCCTCGTCGCCCTCTCGTGCGGCGCCTTCCACATCCGCAGCGGTGGACGCACCTACTTCAACACCACGCCGATCGGCCGCGCCGTCACCGGCACGATGCTCGTCCGCGCCATGAAGGAGGACGGCGTCGACATCTGGGGCGACGGCTCCACCTACAAGGGCAACGACATCGAGCGGTTCTACCGCTACGGCCTGCTCGCCAACCCGGCCCTGCGCATCTACAAGCCGTGGCTGGATGCCGACTTCGTCACCGAGCTGGGCGGCCGCACCGAGATGAGCGAGTGGCTCGTCGCGCACGGCTTCCCGTACCGCGACTCGGTGGAGAAGGCCTACTCCACCGACGCGAACATCTGGGGCGCGACCCACGAGGCGAAGACCCTCGAGCACCTCGACGTCTCGCTCGAGATCGTCGAGCCCATCATGGGCGTGCGCTTCTGGGACCCCGCCGTCGCCATCGAGACCGAGGACGTCTCGGTCACCTTCGAAGCGGGTCGCCCCGTCGCGATCAACGGCGTCGAGTACACCGACGCCGTGGCCCTGGTCATGGCGGCGAACGAGATCGGCGGGCGCCACGGCCTCGGCATGAGCGACCAGATCGAGAACCGCATCATCGAGGCAAAGAGCCGCGGCATCTACGAGGCACCGGGTATGGCGCTGCTGTTCGTCGCGTACGAGCGCCTCGTCAACGGCATCCTGAACGAGGACACCCTCGCGACGTACCACGAGCAGGGTCGCCGCCTGGGTCGGCTCATGTACGAGGGCCGCTGGCTCGAGCCGCAGTCGTTCATGCTGCGCGAGTCGATCCAGCGCTGGGTAGGGTCCGCGATCAGCGGCACCGTGACCCTCCGCCTGCGCCGCGGCGAGGACTACACGATCCTGAACACCGAATCGCGGAACCTGTCGTACTCGCCCGAGAAGCTCTCGATGGAGCGCGTCGGCGACGCCGCCTTCGGTCCCACCGACCGCATCGGCCAGCTCACGATGCGCAATCTCGACATCGCCGACTCGCGCGCGCGACTCGAGCACTTCGTCTCGCTCGGCATGATCGGCGGCGCGACCGCAGATCTCGTCGGCGAGCTGGAGCAGGGCGGAGCCGAGGCCATCACCGGGAACTCCGGTGAGGTCGATGAGCTGGCCGAGGCGATCGACGAGGCCGGCGACTCGGCATCGTTCGACTTCGGCGCCGACTGACCCGACGCAATCTGTCGCTTTCGCGGGTCGGATGCCGCACTTTGCGTCGGCTCGCGAGTGCGCGAGGTCGCTCCGTGCGCTGGGAGCTGGCTGAGATAACTTGCACACTGGTGTGCAGGTTATTACGCTCGAGGTCGTGACTGACACCGCCTCTCCCCGTCGGATCCGGAAGGATGCCGCGGCGAACCGCCTCGGGCTCCTCACCGCCGCCGCGCACACCCTCGCGCACGACCCGACGGCCTCCATCGACACGATCGCACGGGCGGCCGGCCTCAGCCGCCGAGCGCTCTACGGGCACTTCGACGACCGCGACGCGCTCGTGCGCGAGCTGATCGCCTCGGGAGCCGAGCGGTTCAACGCGATTGCGGAGGGCGTCGACGACTCCGGCCCCGCCCCCGTGGTCCTGGCCCGCCTCGCGCTCGCCCTGTGGGAGGGCGCCGCGCACGTCCAGTTCGCCGCCGCGATCGCCCTCGACGACATCCACGTGGGCGACACCGCCACCGTGCTCGTCCCCCTCCGTCGCCGCGTCCTCCGGATCATCGAGCGCGGGCGGGATGAGGGTACGTTCCGCACCGACCTGTCCGCCGTCACCGTCTCCCGCCTGGTCGAGGAAGCCGCGCGCACCGTCATCACCCGCCTCGATGGATCCCGACCGGATGCCGCCGATGTCGCCGCCCGCGCGATCCTCGGCGTCGCGGGCCTCGGGTGGCGGGAGGCCGACACGGTCCTCGGAAGCCTCCGCCCGTGAGGATCGAGCTCGACGCCGTGTCGAAGGGCCGCGCCGGCGGCATCCTGCCGCCGACATCGCTCGTCCTCGAATCAGGTCAGGCGACGCTGGCGACTGCGGAGACCGAGCAGCGCCCCTCGGTGCTGGGTCTCATCGCCACCGGCCGCATGCGGCCGTCAGCCGGGACGGTCACCGTCGACGGCCTGCGTTCCGCGCGCCGTGTGCGCCGGGCGAGCGCGCTCATCGATGCGCCCGACGTCAACGACCCGGCACCCGACGTCACGGTGGCAGGCATCGTGGCGGAGGAGCTCATGTTCGCTGGACGCCGGTCCGACCCCCTCGCCGCCCGGCGCTGGCTCGACCAGCACGGGCTGCGCCCCCTCGCGGCCACGCCGATGGGCGAGGTCTCCGCCGACGACCGCATCCGAATGCTCCTCGAACTCGCGAGCCTGCGTCCGGGAGTCGAGGCACTGGTCCTCGTCTCCCCCGATCGACACGGCGGCGACCCCGTGCACTGGTGGCGCATCGCGCAGAGCTTCGCCGACCGCGGTTTCGCGGTCCTCGTGATCGCAGGCATCGCCGCGGCGACAGCGCTCGCCCCGCCCACGACGACCCGCCGCCGACCGGCGCGACCCCGACTCCGGCCGGGGAGCGCACTGCGCCCCGCCCGCACACGCTCTCCCCGAGAAGACATCCACCCATGAAGATCCCCGCCATGTTCGCCGCTGAGCTGCGACGCCTCACCTCGACCCGGATGCGGGTCATCGCCCTCATCGCGCTTCTCCTCGTTCCGGTGCTCTACGGCGGCCTGTACCTCTGGGCGAATCAGGACCCGTACGGCAACCTGGACGAGGTGCCGGTGGCCCTCGTCGTCCAGGACGAGGGGGCGCAGCTGAACGGTGACGCGCGCAACCTCGGCGACGAGATCGCCGAGGACCTGATCGAGGACGGTGCGTTCGACTGGCATGCCGTGGATGCCGCGGGCGCCGAGCGCGGCCTCGCCGACGGCGCCTTCGACTTCGCGGTGACCCTGCCGGCCGATTTCACGTCGTCCGTCGCGTCGATCTCGACGGACGACCCGCGCCAGGCGGACATCGACCTGACGACCAACGACGCGAACAACTACCTCGCCTCGACGATCGGCTCCCAGGCGGTCGAGCGCATCCGGACCGCCATCACCGAGAAGGTGGTCCGCGAGGCGGGTCTGACCATGCTCGACGCACTGAACACGGTGCGCGTGAATCTGCTCGACGCCGCGGACGGAGCGACGCAGCTCGTCGACGGTCTCGACACCGCCGGTGCCGGAGCGGCCGACCTCGACGATGGAGCCGCGGCTCTCGCCCGCGGGACGGCCTCGCTCCGCAGCGGGTCCGCCGAGCTGGCGGCCGGCGTCGACACGATCGCGTCGAACCTCCGCACCCTCACCGACGGCGCCGACCAGGTCGCCGCCGGCACCGCCCGGCTCCGTGAGGTGGCCGACCGCGTGGGTGCGGCATCCGACTCCCTCTCCTCGGCGGTGCCCGATGTCCGGAGCGACCTCGCGGCGGCGTTGCGCGAGCAGGGGCTCGACGAGACCCGCATCGCGACCGTCCTCGAGACCCTCGACCCGCTCGGCTCACGCGTCGCGGAGCTGGACGACCGCGTGCAGGGCACGGTGGCCGACATCGACAGGCTCGACGACGGCGCCGCCCAGGTCGCGAGCGGAAGCGCTCGACTCGCCGACGGCGCCGCGACGGCTGCGACCGGTGCGCACGACCTCGCCGAGGGCACGGCCACGGCGGATGACGGCGCCCACCAGCTCAGCGACGGGACCGGCTCGTTGGTGAGCGGCATCCACCGCCTGGACGAGGGGGCCACCACCCTCCGAGACGGACTGCGCAGCGGCGCCGCGAAGCTGCCCGACGACGACGCCGACACCCGCGCCGCCCAGGCGGCCACGCTCGGCGACCCCGTCGGTGTGTCGGAGGACGCCCTGACCGAGGCGCAGAACTACGGCGCCGGACTTGCGCCGTTCTTCGCGGCCCTCGCGGGGTGGATCGGCATCTACGCCCTCTTCCTCATCGTGAAGCCCGTCTCGAAGCGGGCGGTGACCGCCCTCCGCTCCCCGGTGCGCGTCGCGCTGGCGGGCTGGGTGACACCCGCCCTTCTGGGAGCGGTGCAGATGACGGCGCTGTTCGGCATCCTGTCGATCGCGCTCGGCTTCGCGTTCACGCATCCGATCCCGACGCTCGGCATCCTCTTGCTCGCCTCGGCGACGTTCGCCGCGATCATCCTCGCTCTGAACGTCTGGCTCGGGTCGGTCGGTCAGTTCGTCGGCCTCGTGCTCATGGTGCTGCAGCTGGTGACCGCCGGCGGCACGTTCCCGTGGCAGACGCTTCCCGCGCCGCTCGCCGCGCTCCACCAGGTGCTCCCGATGGGGTATGTCGTCGACGCCATGCGGCAGGTCATGTACGGAGGTGACGCGTCTCGCGCGTGGGCGGATGCCGCGGTGCTCGCGACCTGGCTGGCCGTCGCCCTGGTCGTCGCCATCATCGGGGTCACGCGGATGACGCACCGCCGCACGATGCGCGATCTGCAGCCGAGCCTGATCGGCTGAGGTCAGCCGCCGGCAGCAGGCGGGGTCTGCTTCGCGGCGTCGAGCTCGTCGGCGTACAGCTCCTGCCGGTCGATCGTGCCGTTGCGGTAGGCCTGGCGGCCGACCATGTGCGCGGACAGCGGCGCGGTCGCGAACTGGATCAGCATCACCGGGACGAGGAAGGCGACGGCGGCCCACGACTGCAGTTCGATGCCGACGGCGATCACGATCAGCAGCAACCCGAGCACCTGAGGCTTGGTGGCCGCGTGCAGGCGGGTGGGCACGTCGCGGAACCGCAGCAGTCCGATCGCCGCGGTCAGGCAGAGGAGCGCGCCCGCCAGGATG contains:
- the mnhG gene encoding monovalent cation/H(+) antiporter subunit G translates to MTEVLHIVSLALILAGALLCLTAAIGLLRFRDVPTRLHAATKPQVLGLLLIVIAVGIELQSWAAVAFLVPVMLIQFATAPLSAHMVGRQAYRNGTIDRQELYADELDAAKQTPPAAGG
- a CDS encoding TetR family transcriptional regulator, with protein sequence MTDTASPRRIRKDAAANRLGLLTAAAHTLAHDPTASIDTIARAAGLSRRALYGHFDDRDALVRELIASGAERFNAIAEGVDDSGPAPVVLARLALALWEGAAHVQFAAAIALDDIHVGDTATVLVPLRRRVLRIIERGRDEGTFRTDLSAVTVSRLVEEAARTVITRLDGSRPDAADVAARAILGVAGLGWREADTVLGSLRP
- a CDS encoding YhgE/Pip family protein, coding for MKIPAMFAAELRRLTSTRMRVIALIALLLVPVLYGGLYLWANQDPYGNLDEVPVALVVQDEGAQLNGDARNLGDEIAEDLIEDGAFDWHAVDAAGAERGLADGAFDFAVTLPADFTSSVASISTDDPRQADIDLTTNDANNYLASTIGSQAVERIRTAITEKVVREAGLTMLDALNTVRVNLLDAADGATQLVDGLDTAGAGAADLDDGAAALARGTASLRSGSAELAAGVDTIASNLRTLTDGADQVAAGTARLREVADRVGAASDSLSSAVPDVRSDLAAALREQGLDETRIATVLETLDPLGSRVAELDDRVQGTVADIDRLDDGAAQVASGSARLADGAATAATGAHDLAEGTATADDGAHQLSDGTGSLVSGIHRLDEGATTLRDGLRSGAAKLPDDDADTRAAQAATLGDPVGVSEDALTEAQNYGAGLAPFFAALAGWIGIYALFLIVKPVSKRAVTALRSPVRVALAGWVTPALLGAVQMTALFGILSIALGFAFTHPIPTLGILLLASATFAAIILALNVWLGSVGQFVGLVLMVLQLVTAGGTFPWQTLPAPLAALHQVLPMGYVVDAMRQVMYGGDASRAWADAAVLATWLAVALVVAIIGVTRMTHRRTMRDLQPSLIG
- the argG gene encoding argininosuccinate synthase, translated to MSKVLQSLPVGERVGIAFSGGLDTSVAVAWMRDKGAVPFTYTGDLGQYDEDDIESIPGRALQYGAEGSRLIDCKPMMVEEGLVALSCGAFHIRSGGRTYFNTTPIGRAVTGTMLVRAMKEDGVDIWGDGSTYKGNDIERFYRYGLLANPALRIYKPWLDADFVTELGGRTEMSEWLVAHGFPYRDSVEKAYSTDANIWGATHEAKTLEHLDVSLEIVEPIMGVRFWDPAVAIETEDVSVTFEAGRPVAINGVEYTDAVALVMAANEIGGRHGLGMSDQIENRIIEAKSRGIYEAPGMALLFVAYERLVNGILNEDTLATYHEQGRRLGRLMYEGRWLEPQSFMLRESIQRWVGSAISGTVTLRLRRGEDYTILNTESRNLSYSPEKLSMERVGDAAFGPTDRIGQLTMRNLDIADSRARLEHFVSLGMIGGATADLVGELEQGGAEAITGNSGEVDELAEAIDEAGDSASFDFGAD